The genome window ACTGCGAGGGGGCCATCCTATCACCTGAACAGTCAGCAGTGGGGAGAAGAATGTGCAGGTTGGCCTTTTGGAGAGCTTTGTcaagacagaggagacagagagccaGTTGTGTAAGTTATATCAATCTTTGTGTATTGGTTGAACATTTTGAGTTGAACATTGTTTCTAAAATTAGCTTGATTTTGaatactcagatcttttacttaagtataagTTGTTATATAAAAGTGTAGAAATAGTCtgctacaagtaaaagtcctgcattcaaattgTACTTGGTAAAAgcacaaaagtattagcattcaaatgtactcaaagtacagaaaataaaaataatcattcacacacaaaaggccagaattatatattttaggcTATAtaattggattttaattattgatgcattaatgtataTAAGTATgagctttttctattttttccatatatatatactgtccGTTATTGTCTTGGGATCAATAacctaaaataatgatttgttgattatattttgtattatttatctaaatctgaataattaaagtaaccaaagttatcaaataaatgtagtgtagtaaaaagtacaatatttgcctttgacatgttgtggagtagaagtataacgtaacaggaaatggaaagtacctcaaagttgtacttaagtacagtacttgagtaaatgtacttatttactGTCCCCCACTGGTTAAGAACTTTATGCATGCACAGAGCTCCTtagacatttcttttaaatcttcCAGAGGCTATGAATGGCACAGTAAGCAGGTCTCTCTGGACACACCAGGTAAGTGGGGCTTTCTGTCTTCTggctaattatttattttctaccagcctattctctctcttttcctatTTCACAATATGTAGTTCGCCTAACCGGCTGCCACCATATATCCTCTCAGTTGCCAACCACTTCCTATTCTGTAACCACCGACCTTAACACTGACCTTGCCTTGTCTATGCCATTGAGACGAGAATGAGAGATACCACATTCTCAGCTTCCCGCCCGGCTATGCTGCAAGGTTTCATTCCACCCCCATGTCTCATCATTTGGCTGTTGGAGTACGCCTTGTTATTTCTTCCAGATTCCTACATGTTTCGCTTTTTAGCCAATCAGACTGAAAAAAACATCGCTCTTGGCTCAAAGACATGGCAAGCCGACGGCATATAGACCCTAGCCGTCAATACAGATTAGGTTTATCAGATAAACTTTATCTGCAACATTTGAGCTTCCTTTGTTTGGGTAGCAGCCTAATTCTGGTTGCATGATTGATATTGGGACGAATACTCTAAGGAGGTTGAAATTGGCAGCCATTGTTTTACAAATAAGCAGGCTGCAGTGGCCTTTTCAGGGCATGTCACTGCACatcagcatgtgtgtgagctTTGGTCTATCATGATGGTTTACACTTTTTGGATGCATTTTATTCAAATTCTGAACTTTAGTTGCATGTTTGGTGCGTTTAATTGTCAAGTTCTGTCAATGCggtaaagtgaaatatttttcCCAGCAGAACAACACACTTTTTTGTGCATTCTaataagattttctttttttctttctaaaggGGCAAGTTGAGTCCCACATAACCTCTTCAATAATCATCTCTTGGCTGTTTTGGTATAAGCATTAATTTCTCTCTTACCACCACAAGAGGGCACTTAGAGCACATATAATCATAACTAGAGCTGATGTCattagtgtgtttttgtctgcgTGTGTATTCATGGGGGTGGCTTGCAGTGACACGTCTCTTGTGTTCCTTTTTAAGAGTGGTGAGTCGAAAGGCACACGCAGGTTCATCTCCTACAGTGGCCTTATGGCCTCTCTCACTGAAGGGAAACACTGTATGACAGGCTGATGTAAGGTGAAGAGCTAAAATATTGGGCTGTTTCTGGACTCCCTGTTATATCTGTATACAGTCTCAGAAAAGAATCCAACTCTTGGTGGTGAGAAAGTATTGTAAGCAGTGCTCTTCAAAAACTGAAGAAAGGAGACTTTTtcagcaagacacacacacacatacacacacacacacacacacacacacacacacacacacacacacacacacacacacacacacacacacacacacacacacaaagatgtataaagtaaaaacaaacacactaccATATATAGATTGCCTACATTAAGAATGTAATATATGTTCTTTAAGACCTTCTATATGCCATCTCTCGAACGCGGTGATATAAATAGCTGCTGTGGACTTAAAAGTATGAGAACACAAGAGGGCAGTGGGGTTGCCGGGTACAAAGAAGCACACTTAGGGTGAGTCTTATTGAGTATGGCTGAAAGTAAGAAGGCAGCTCACTCAAAACAAGGCCAGGTGGAAAGATGAAGAGGGGAGGCATGGCAGCAGTAAATGATGCTAGCCTTCAACACCTTGTCAGTTATtaggagaagacagaagagaaatcTGACATTAATTTGTGATGTctacaaagaaaataattggctaGCTCGCCAGCTCACTGGCACCTACAGTACTTTGAAGAGATGTTTTAAAGTTCTGCAGCTAAAGGGAGGCAGAGCGTTAAGAAATATATCATGTATTTGTTAAAGGTTCTCTATTCgatattcagagcattaatattgtagcaaacaactatttgctatctaaagacgtagtggagtaaggtctacctgagtgtgtgtgtgtgttttaatcgAGTAtctctgttctttttttaaatagcccGGGCCACGGGGCCAGCCACACAGGAATTTTAGTGCATGTTTGTCCTGTGCGTGGCCGCTAAACTAGCTAATGCCCGCCACCCTGCACTGCGCACATACAACGGTTAACGCTGATAATCACGATGTTAGCGATGTTAGCGGTTAACTGCCTCAGTGATTATCATGTTGAGAACcgtgtggaggcaatccctGGATTAGAAAGCATGAAGTTGCAATATGGCCACTAAACCAACATCAAATGATGATTCAgtgattgtgttgtttgttttcagcgtgacaaataaaaactatataaaccataatgactttattttttatccaCCTTTTTATCCACCCTTTCTTCCAAACATGTGTTTGTGGCAAATATGAACCATAAAAAGATCTCAATAAAACTCAAATGCTGCTAAATGAATCCAGAAGCTCAGTTGCAGCTCAGTCTCCTCAATTTCTCGGTTTTATTGTCCCATAAACTAGGAATACAGTGGAAAActatagctagctagctagcttattAATTTGGAGGATTTGttggcacaaacacaacaatgttttattgaatAATTTATAAGTCTTTAAATGACGATCCAAGTTAAAAGAGAAACTAAGACTTGAGGGGAGAAATAAAAGTTAACTTTATCTGAGCCTTAAATACAAAGCACACCAACCACAAGTTCCTCTCTTTTTTGGCTTCTGTTTCTAAgctataaatacacacaatttATTCAGCAGGTGTTTGGCGGGTGTGcagataaaaatattttttgttcaCTCTGTCTGGCTGTCATTATAGTGTGTTTATTCGGTAAAGTAGTAAACACAATTACTTTTCTGAAAATTATATCTATTTATCCAGTTGTACAGTATACTTTCTGTGTCAATAAGAATCTTTATACAAAGGaatgttttttcatttaaatttccATTCATCCCTTTTTTCAGCAAGGTATGATTCATGGCCCAACTGGCATTTTATCAGATGTTTATcattctcagtgtgtgtgtgtgtgtggttagtgACTCCATGTTGCTCTTCTAGGCTGAACCACAGGGTCACCTACACCTACACGCTGTGCCACACAGTGTCAAGGTCCATCCCTGGGGCGTAGTTATAAAACGTTGTGATGCAAGATGTTCTATTTATAGAAGATATGCATTTTATACTGTTCCAAAACACGGGGTCTTCAGCTTTTAGAATCTGTAAACTGTCTTATTAGAAGGTATTTTAACAATAAAGTTGTAAACATATAACTTTTGTAAATACTGTATAAGCAATTTGTGTTCGAACGATCCGGGGTCATTTTCTTATATCACTGACAGactctccccatggttaaacaacagcaatgttactcagactaagaggacttgtagagcagttGAACGAaggtggaggaaaactaagctcacagttaactatgatatctacaaagaatccatggctgcctatggtaaagcaatgcagctggcaagaaaggattactttactaagattatcacagagaatgttggaaattctagaatactattctcgacgcattgttcctcaataataaaataacttcaatcagagccagcatcacttatgatgcagacacagagaacatctgcaaacattgtgatgtaaccctgggaacattcacctgcatcacattaactgagcttcataaaactgtgatggaatgtaactcctccacctcttgtgttgacccgatacctacagcattctttaagcggatatttgacagcatttcaagtcacgtcttaaatattataaacacgtctcttctaacgggcatcttcccagacgtcttcaaaacagccgttgtaaaacccttgctaaagaaacctaacctagacagcaATACactgaccaactataggccaatatctaaccttccattcatcagcaaaatactagaaaaaatagtctcggtccaaataaactcctttcttaaagaaaacaacatcctggaggaatttcaatcaggcttcagagcatgccacagtaccgaaactgctctgactaattAGTGActtcagactaaactctgacacaaacaaggtctcaattcttatcctgcttgacctgagcgcagcatttgacacgatcgaccatgacatcctaattaatcgtctagaaaaactggttggtctttctgactgtgtattaaactggttcagaacatatatcaaagggagaaagtattttgtcaggcttggagatcagagaagcatgatgcccactttggagttccacaagggagctgcctcggtccattactgttctccctatacatgctaccactggagGACAtgattagagaacacaatgtgtgcttctatagctacgcggatgacacacaactgtacatttctgctgaaccaaatgatactacagctattaactccatcaccacctgtctgtcagcaataaatgaatggatgagcaataatttcttgaaattaaatgagaacaaaactgaaatcctactagcaggtcctgtaacaaaaagagagatgatgctgaataatgtggggaaacttactcctttgattaaacctaaagttacaagtcttggtgttatcatagactcaaatctaagctttaaatcccacataaacaaggtgacaaaaacatcattcttccaccttagaaataagctaaaatccgacaatttataaatcaaaaggatgctgaaaaactaatccatgcttttatctcaagccgactcgattactctTTActggcctcccaaaaaaaaacaacggagagacttcagctcatccaaaacgctgcagcgaggctgctgactagaaccaagaggagagaccacatcagtccagtgttagccgctctacactggcttccagtaacttttagaattgactttaaggtcctccttcttgtatacaaagccctaaacagaaccgcaccaagttacactgccaactctctaatcaactatgtgcccccaagaacattacgatcatccactactggtttattaaatgttcccagaaacatccaaaagaaaattggggatgcagccttttgtaattatgcaccaaagctatggaacactttacctgcagacattagggaggcaagctcgctcagtatcttcaaaagtaagctaaaaacatatctttttattttagctttttaatagtgttactgctattttatctgctattttagactattttaattcggctatttttataatgttacttcagactcatttacatcaacattgtgattattgtactgtaaatgctcttattctgtctaatcttgtactaattgttatgtttttgatgtgaagcactttgggctgcaattcttgtatgaaaggtgctatacaaataaagcttattaatattattattattattattattattattattattattattattattattattattattgtgttcatAAAGCAATGCAGGGTCTTTTATCTATGACTGTATAGCATGGAGCTCTTTAGATATGACTAGTAATCAAAATTCCTTGTGTTTGCTATTATTTCAATGTTGTTGGAAGATTTATGTTATTTGTAACATCGCTATAtggaaaaaaatattgttttgaacTAAAACTcagtaaacagtaaacatgTTAACAGTAAACATGGACAAAACATGAGACCGTGTAAGCATGTCTTTATAAATTGTATAATAAAtggtgtatgtttgtgtattttcatcAAATCTGCAAGTtctaataaaaagtaattgaaTACATTCAGTTGCATCATTATCCATGGGATCTTGGCTATAATGGTGATATTGCCTTAAAAACTTTGATAATATAAAAACTAGGCTAGGATAAAAAATCTTACATTTCCTTTATTGCATCTCCATTTACTCTGGAATGGGAATATAATTAGGTTTACTTGGATTCATATTTCTTAGCTTCTTACATTTCAaaggaaacaataaaaatatgcaCATTAGCCTTATTTGAGGAGCTATTCCTGATTCATTTTGGATATGTTATTTAAGGCATTTCTTTCTAGCGCTAGGGCAAAGATTACATAGAGAGCATGCAATGGGCCCAGCCTCTGTTCCACTGCATACAGTAGatgattattttttcattaatatttaaaaaacaaaacaaattttTACATGATTTTTTAGAGTGCTTGCTCAATTACCTACGGACATAATGTGTTTATTCTGTTTTCCAAGTGTGATTAACTGTGAAGCAAGGTCTGTCTTGAATAAGTGCTTCGTGAACCATCTCTCAAATAtacacttaaaaacaaatctttgtcTCCTAATTAAATCTGAATAACTTACTGTTTAATGAGTTACAATTGTATAACATTGTTTATTGTTGGGTTTTGTAAAGCACTGAACACCTATGTAAAAGACCGATGGGAGATGTAGTTTGTCTGCCCTCTCCCATGAGACGCTATCAGTGAAAACAGCTTGAAATTAAAAACATCAGTCTTGCAGTGTAGTGAGGAAAAACGGTGGCGTAAAAAAAGCAGTTGAGGAAAAAATCAAACAATCATCAAAAGGTGTAAATATCTCAGCAATTTTATTTAATCATACAGAAATCGCCCGAAGAATTGATTTCCTGGAACTGTATTTTCCTTAAATGTATCAAATGCAACTTGCGGTGAAACATTTCCCACTATTTTGGCACCTTTTGGTACCAGGtatttctaaaatgtaaaacagttaTCTTTGCTTTATGCAATCGAGATTGGATTATCTTAACATTTCACATAAACAAGCTGAGAATGTCTGCGCTTTAATGCTCTGCGGCAATATAGGTTAGTATTCCTGGAGCGTTCAATCACCATGCAGATCATTTTCACGAGCGTCACTGAATCATGAAGGACACTTAAGTTTGAGATGTGATCAAAATACAGAAGCAGCACTTGGCACTCAGAGTTTGTTAAAGAGAGTAATGCAACATTGTCCATTTGTTTTCCCTCCGCTACACTGAGTCTCCTTTGTTTCCTGTTCTGCACGTGGCATGACCGGTTTCTCACACCCTGTCTCCATAAAAGAGGGTGAGTTGTATGCTTTGTGACGTGAAACAAGCAGGCAGACATCAAGGACGTTTATTCAAATAGGCAACAGTGTTGGAAAGTAGAgaactaaatgtaattaaactagCAGTTTAACTATGTTGCAATAGTTTGTTGGTAGAACTACATTCATATTGATAGTGATTCAAGTCTTTGCCATTTTTTGTGTGGTTAACTACTGAAACTACAGACAATTTTGGGCAATACAAGGACATTTTACCATGGCTTCTTTTGTAATTAAACCTCATGACCAGCCCCATCAAATTGTTCTTTAAATATAAGTTACATATTTTTTTAGTGGGGtatttgtttttggtttatGGATGACCTGTGAAGAGGTAGATACATATCAACAGAGTGGCATATTTTGTTGGCATGTgacctttttatattatattttgttctagtttgaactactttttCTCAGTAGTTTTAGTTAACTAGACTAGAATTATCCCTAAGGTAGCTTTACTATGCTTTCAAAGTAGCTTCCCCAACACTGTAGGCACAAGTCAAAATAAGTTAATCAACATTTTGAGTGTTGTACCTTTTTGAAAGCcaatgcaataaaataaaataagaagataTGACCAAAGCAACGTCCAAATAGCCAAATACATCCAATACTTGTAGAAAAATGGGAAAAATATGAGATGCACAATAATGTTTTAGGTCATAATGTGTACTAGACAGCATTGAAATGTCGTTGCAGATCAGCCCCAGTTACATAACCTGAATGTATAGTGCCATTATTTGTGCTTAGCTATATTTAttacaatgtatttttttcattcaaGTGGAGGATTGTAAAAAGTGTTATTAGAAAAGATAATGCATTGTCTTTTGACCAATTATTATAAAAGTAGCATCATACCATACTAGCAGGAATTGTTAAACTTGTCATAAAGCCTTTGTAATGCGAATTGCCTTTTGCTGAGAAAGCTAAAAGTCAAAagtcttgtgtgtgttgtatttgtttgtgatgTAAATTGATAGGTGtcagtgtttttgtctttcagagGACCTGTtgcagaaggacagacagaaggCCCAGGTTGTGCAGTAAAGGGTGAAAATAGCATCTAGCAATAGTCGGGGTGCTGTTAGCAAGGGACTGATTCTTCCTCCTCACACTCCTGGTGCGAAGAGTAgttgtcttctttttttggaTGGAGGGGCTCTCTGTTGTAAAGAAGCTGCCTGTGGCCAGCGTCACGTCAGCCATGATGGGTGTTTCAGCAATGAAGCTTGTGTCAGAAAAAGAGGATGCGTCGGTGGTGTGGAGTGAGTCAGCGGGTGAGATTTCCTTTGTGCCAGAGACGAGATGGGAATCAGTGCGGAGCATGTGCTCTGCGGCAGCTGGGCTAGCAGAAATGTGATTAATAGttaggtgtgtgtctgtgcttctCGGTCGCAGTGTGGAGATGCTAATGGCTGTGAAAGGGTTGTGCTGCGTGATCAAGCTCTCTTTGGGGGTGTGTGGGGTGCTTTGCAGAGCAGAAACAGAGAAGTACCACCACCCTGTCACACTGGCCTCAGGGGGGATAGAGCTCAGGTCCTGGGCATTCGCTGCCAGGGGGGGTAGGTTGTAGGAGGCAAAGTGCCACCCTCCAGTCCTGCCAGGGCGCACCCCTCCACATACAGGCCGGGTGTGGCAGGGGCAGCCCAGGACGCGTGCAGGGGTACGCTGAGTCCAGGAGAGTAAGTAGGCGATGTCAGCATAAAGGTGACATGACCAAGGGTTGTCGCCCAGAGTGATGACTCTAATAGATGTCACCTTGTCCAACACTCCAAATGGCAGCGTGGAGAAGCGATTAGCATGCAGATAGAAGTGAGTTAGTCTGAGGAGCCGGTCCAGAGAGCCTGGCAGCACCTTCACAAGCAAATTGTGGGACAGATCAATATTCTCCAGGCGCACAGGCATGTTGGTGGGCAAAGTCCAGAAGTGATTGTGGCTAAGGTTGAGCGTGCACAGATTGATCAGCGTATTGTTGATGAAGATGACCCGCTCCAGCTTGTTGTCGGAGAGGTCGAGCAGTCGCAGATTCCACTGGTGGACCGTGTCGTTCTTGTCCAGCAACTGGAGGCGGTTGGAGGCGGCGTGGAGCTGCCAGAGGGAACGAGGCAAGCCGGCGGGCAGGTGGCTCAGCCGGTTGTGGGACAAATCGAGGAAACGGAGATGGGTATACGCTGTGAGCAGGCCGTCCAGGTTGTGAAATCGGTTGTTGGACAAGTTGAGGGAGTGCATGTTGTGCTGCAGGCCGTCAGGCAACTGTCTCAGACCCCTCCATGAGCAGTCTACCTCCCTGTGGCTGCGGCCACAGGAGCACATGGAGGGGCACACAGCTAGGACGTGCAACCCCAGCGACAACACAATCAAGAGTTCCAGAAGGGCCTCATTAGGGGAGAGCTTCAGCAGCACATGCCTGCTGGAAGAAAGATAGGGAGACAAGACAGTATTATATTAGAGTTTGTCTTACACAGCATCCTCTTTACCTCCAGAAGGCATACTGTCAAATGATGCCTGCAGAGTGTTTGGATAGTGAATATCATAGGTGGGACAAattcattgttttgcaagtcacaAGTAAGTCTCAAATCATGACAGGCAAGCCCCAATTAATTCCCAAACATTGAAAAGTTCAAGTCAAGTCCCAAGTACTAAACTTAACTCTTCACCAAACAAAACGTCACGTTTTGAGTTCTGCAATTCGTTTTTTGGTGACCACAGCGTAGTTTTTGTACGCAAACGAAATTATCAATGGTATCAATCAATTGGTTCTTTCCTTCAACTTGATTGTCAGATCGGTTCAAACTAAGTTGAACTGTGAAATTTTGTGTTGAATTGCTAAGAATGAATAGAGTTAACGTTAGCTGATCCAGCACATGAAGGGAAATTACTTGATTTGTagcacactttttaaaataacatacattttaatctttAGGTTTGGGGGAATGTATCAAGTATTCTCAAGTCCAAGTGAAGTCACGAGTCATTGGTGGTAAAGtgcaagtctttttttattttgtcaagtCAAGTTTAAAGTCATCAAAGATTTGTCACACTTTTCACACTGGTGAATAAAGGGAATGTATTGTAGATGTGTCATCTGTAGGAGAAGCATAGTAACTGCAGAGGGCTGTGTGCTGAATAAAACTGCTTCATCGTTTCTCTAAAGCTCCACCCTCTGtctgaatctctctctctctctcactctctctcgctctctctctctctctcacatatgcacacaccacacacatacttcTCTCAGggacatgcatactgtacacaacacacacacacacacacacacacacacacacacacacacacacacacacacattgtttgcTGCACATCACTGCATTGCTTTCAGATACAAACTGACTCCCCTAACGGTgcaggaatgttttttttaagcagcAGTGTCTTTTTGCACCGTCAGTACTGAAGCAggttaaaatgacaaactgaTCAGTAAGAGGATATTTCTAGTCTATTCAAGAATATCATTCATCACAAATCCCTGCAGTCATTTTCTCTGGCATCAGTTTGCGTGTTCAGTCATCAGTGGTTGTCAGAGCAGTCAGTCCCATGCTCTCAGAGGAGGAGAACTAGCTCAATAGATGGGTTGTGTTAATGACTACACAGAGAACTCATGCATCAGCTGGTGCAAAGACACAGCCAGGACACTGCTGAAACTGcactatactgtatgtgagcCAGGGTGTGGCAGAATGTGTGCGTGTTAATTAAAAGAGTCTATAAATGTGTCCATAACTCACCTTCTCATCTTATCATTCCAGTCACTTTTCTCTGCGTGGCCCTGTTTGCCGTCCTGCCCCTCTCCTCTACTGCTTTCAAGCTTGGGACCAGCAGCTGCTCTGTTGAAggggatttaaaaagaaaaaagaattcCCCTCAGAGAATTTGACCCTAGCTCACTTGTCCAGTGCAGATTTTTGAGGCTTCCCTCACTGCCTTCCAGTTTTGTCCCCTCTGAAGAGCCGAGAGTTTGATATTGCTTATACGGATCTTTGGGTTAG of Cottoperca gobio chromosome 14, fCotGob3.1, whole genome shotgun sequence contains these proteins:
- the LOC115018469 gene encoding oligodendrocyte-myelin glycoprotein-like isoform X2; protein product: MRRHVLLKLSPNEALLELLIVLSLGLHVLAVCPSMCSCGRSHREVDCSWRGLRQLPDGLQHNMHSLNLSNNRFHNLDGLLTAYTHLRFLDLSHNRLSHLPAGLPRSLWQLHAASNRLQLLDKNDTVHQWNLRLLDLSDNKLERVIFINNTLINLCTLNLSHNHFWTLPTNMPVRLENIDLSHNLLVKVLPGSLDRLLRLTHFYLHANRFSTLPFGVLDKVTSIRVITLGDNPWSCHLYADIAYLLSWTQRTPARVLGCPCHTRPVCGGVRPGRTGGWHFASYNLPPLAANAQDLSSIPPEASVTGWWYFSVSALQSTPHTPKESLITQHNPFTAISISTLRPRSTDTHLTINHISASPAAAEHMLRTDSHLVSGTKEISPADSLHTTDASSFSDTSFIAETPIMADVTLATGSFFTTESPSIQKKKTTTLRTRSVRRKNQSLANSTPTIARCYFHPLLHNLGLLSVLLQQVL
- the LOC115018469 gene encoding oligodendrocyte-myelin glycoprotein-like isoform X1; translation: MRSRHVLLKLSPNEALLELLIVLSLGLHVLAVCPSMCSCGRSHREVDCSWRGLRQLPDGLQHNMHSLNLSNNRFHNLDGLLTAYTHLRFLDLSHNRLSHLPAGLPRSLWQLHAASNRLQLLDKNDTVHQWNLRLLDLSDNKLERVIFINNTLINLCTLNLSHNHFWTLPTNMPVRLENIDLSHNLLVKVLPGSLDRLLRLTHFYLHANRFSTLPFGVLDKVTSIRVITLGDNPWSCHLYADIAYLLSWTQRTPARVLGCPCHTRPVCGGVRPGRTGGWHFASYNLPPLAANAQDLSSIPPEASVTGWWYFSVSALQSTPHTPKESLITQHNPFTAISISTLRPRSTDTHLTINHISASPAAAEHMLRTDSHLVSGTKEISPADSLHTTDASSFSDTSFIAETPIMADVTLATGSFFTTESPSIQKKKTTTLRTRSVRRKNQSLANSTPTIARCYFHPLLHNLGLLSVLLQQVL